ATAGCCCATGGTCAGGTCAATATATTCGTTGTCATCTACATCCCACAGCTTGCTCCCTGTGGAGCGTTGACCGATGATGGGATAATTGACTTCTTTAGTAGCAAGCCGAAAACTAGTAGCATAGCGGCTATCTGTCATCACTGGGCGATAGGTTTGAGCTAGGTGTTTAGAGGTTTTAGTGCGTTGGATGTAGCAAGACATTAAGTCCGCAATGTGCTGTTTTTGACGTTGTGGGATGTCCTGAGCAGTAAGGTGAGGGGATATGGGTGGGGTGTTAGAAACGACTTGAGTCATGGCTTTAAAGAATTTGTGAGGTTAATTGCAGGGTTGATTCAGAACCGAGTTGGAGACTGTGCAGGCTTAGCTAGAAACTCTTGGACAGTCCAGAAGGTAAGGTAGCGGTTCAATAGGTTGTGATCGATGGTAGGACAGGTGATGGCACTCTCCCTTAAAGTCTTCAAGGTTTGTTGGCAGTCCACCAGCGATTCCTGAATTTTGCAGGGTTGGGCATGTGTGCTTTGGGCAGAGAATAGACCAACCAAGGGAGCCAGCGCATTTTCTAAGGTGCGATCGGTGCTCTGGAGCAGAGCCATGCGCCACTGGTCGTAGGGAACAGACTGGAGAGGATAGCCGCTGTCCTTTAGCCAGGTTGTCAAGGTCTGCCAGGATGTCGGTTGCGGGTTAAGCAGGTGGAAGGTTTTGCCGATAGACTGGTGCTGTTGGGAGAGGTGGGCGATCGCCTGACTGACATAATCGATTGGCGTGATATCAAGTAGGGTATGGCGATCGGGAACGCTGCCGAGCTGGATGCAGCCCTTAATCATACGTGACATCAGGTCATTCACATTCCCCACGCCAGTTTGGCTATGACCGGCAATGCGCCCCAATCGATAAATGCAAACGGGCAACCCTCTATCCTTGGCCTGGGTGACGAGCTGTTCTGCAACCCACTTGCTTTGAGAATAGCCACTGTCCGGCAGGTGGGCTAATGTTAAGGGGCTCTCTTCTCGAATCGCAACCTCTCCACTGCCCCCAAACACGCTTAGGGTTGAGATAAAGTGCATCGGTTTGCTGCGCGTATGACAAGCTAACCGCAGAACTTCTTGCGTTCCCAGGACATTAGCAGGTTTGAGCATCGCGTAAGGATAAACTGAATTTACCCAGGCTCCGTTATGGTAAATCCTATCAACTTGAGCCGCCAGAGCTTGAAACTGCGCACTTGTTAGACCCAGTTGGGGATCTGCCAAATTGCCTAGAACCGGATGAAGGCGATCGCGATATGCTTCGTTCCACAGGTGATAGTGTTTTAGAGTTTGACGGAGCCGTTGTTGACCCGAAGCGATTGTATCTGCCCTGACCAAGCAGTGAATCTCAGCATCAGTTTGTTCCAGTAAGTCTCGCAGCAGAAATGCACCCACAAACCCAGTGGCTCCGGTCAAGAAGATGTGCTGGGGTGGGATGAAGGGGGCGACCGCTGCAGCAGCAGGGCGAATGCTGGAATCCAGGAGTTGTTCAGTCGCCCAATCTACTTGAGATATAGCGGGTTGAGCGACTTGTGATTTTCCTCGTTGGGTAGTTTCGATCATTGTGGCTAGTTCGGCTACAGTCGGCGCTTCATACAGTTCTCGCAATGCCAGATCGACCTGAAAGTGCTGTCGAACTTGGGTCAGGAGTTGCGTCATAAGTAGAGAATGTCCACCCAGATCGAAGAAGCTATCTTGTATACCCACACGGGTCACGCCCAAGACCTCAGCCCAGATCTTGGCTAACTCAGCTTCGAGGGGCGATCGCGGTTCTATGCATGATTGATTCTCATTCGGCTGAATTGGTTCAGGGTCAGGTAGGGCGCGGCGATCGACCTTGCCATTCGGCGTTAATGGTAGGTGAGACAGCATTACATAGGTAGCAGGCACCATATAGTCAGGGAGTTTTTCAGCAAGATAGTGTCGCAACTGGGGAATCAGTTGATGGGTCAGCATTGCTTGCAAGGGGGCATTGGCATAGTCACGCCACGGACGCAGCGGAGGTGTTTTCAGTGGATTGACTACCTGCGTTTCGGCATCTGTCCCCCGTCGTCTCAGGATTACCTGATACTGTCCTGCAAGATTTTCAGTCTCCCAGCAGATCTCGACCGTGTAGGGCAGGCTGTCTGCCAAGCTCCACAGAGCTTCTGGGTCAACCCCCGCAGCGGCTTGAGTGGGTAAGGCTGCTTGGAATTCGGCGATGGTTTCAGGAATATTTGTTGGGTCTGCCTGGTAGAGCCACTGCATTGTTGCAATCTCTGTGCTCAGACGGGCATTGGGAATGTGGGCGATCGCCACTAGGTCGGGTTCTGTCTCGATCAAACGCTGGCGCAGATCAGATACCGTTAGCAGATCTGCCTGCCAATCTAACCAGGATACCTCTGCGGCTGGCGCAGCTTTGCCAATATGCAGCACGACGTCATAGCGAAACTTCGTTAGTTCGTTGGCATGGGTGCCCCGTTCTAGGAGAATCTCAACTCGGCTAATTTGCGGCAGTTCTTGCTGTAACGCTTGAAAGAAAGCCGGATCGATGACCAACTGCTTTTCGTCGATAACCTGCTTTTGCACCCGCTGCCGCAGCTCGGCTCGAGTTGTGGTAGGAGTTGCCCGATAGAGCTGCACAGAGGTATGAAACGCTTCCAATAACGGCAGACTGCGAATATCTCCCAGGAAAATAGAGCTACCTGGCTCCACTACATCCACGGCTTTTTGCAACACGGTCAAGAGATAGTCAATACTGGGAAAATATTGAGCGACAGACACGATCAGCACGGCATTAAAGCTATGCGGTTCAACCCCACTAAAGTCATCGGCTCCCCGCTGCAAGAAGGTGACGTTAGGGAGATCTAGCCCCAGTTGATGCACTTGATTTTGCAAGATTTGTAGGGCATTGGCAGATAGATCCGTCGCCCAGTAGCGGCTGCATTGAGGGGCAACGCGAAACAACATTAAACCGCTGCCGCCACAGCCTAGTTCTAAGACCCGACTGGGCTGCAATGCCAATACACGGGCTACGGTTTGCTCCATCCATGCCTGTACTTCTGTCGCTAGCATCGGTTCCCCAGTGTAGCTACTTTCCCAGCCTTTGATATAGAAGGCTGGCTGCTGATCAGCATAGGCCTGACTGTAAAGGTGGTCGAAGACAGCTTGCCATTGCGTAGTTTGTTGATGGGTGGGTTCTGCCTCGGTCTCTGCCGTGGAGACGTCAGCCGTTGAATCAGGAACAACATAGCCGACTAGGCGGGGATGGGTTCCGTCTTGCAAAACCACGGCTGCATCTTGGATGGCAGGATGCTGTTTGAGGATAGCTTCAATCTCACCTAACTCAATGCGAAACCCGCGTAGCTTCAACTGATTGTCGCTGCGCCCCAGAAATTCTAGCTGCCTGTCAGAACGATAGCGAACCCTGTCTCCCGTTTTGTAAAGGCGATCGCCCGCTTTCTGGCTAAACGGATGGGGAATAAAGTGAGTGGCCGTGAGGTCAGGGCGCTGCCAGTAGCCCCTTGCTACCCCAGTACCCCCAATGTAAAGCTCTCCGGGGATGCCCATGGGTACTGGCTGGAGTAACGCATCCAACACATAGGTTTGCACCTGGGGCACCGATTGCCCGATGGGGACATGGGCTGCGGTAGCAATGGCATTGGCTCCTGACACGTCGCACAGTGTTGCCACAATGGTGGTTTCGGTTGGGCCGTAGCTATTGACCAGTCGCACTTGAGGATAGTGCTGCTGCCAAACCTGAAGCTGTGCCTGGTCGGCTGCTTCACCGCCAATGATTACTAATCTTAAGGAAGCCGGTAGCGGGGTAGAGGCGATCGCCGCAGTCAGTTGATGCCAAAAAGCGGTGGGCAAATCTAGAACGCTAAGGTGCAGGCGATCGCACTGCTGCCAAAATTCTGGAATGGAATTGAGCATCGTCTCTGAGCGCAGTACTAGCGTTGCCCCCTGTGCCAGCGTTGGAAAAATTTCCTCCGTCGCCGCATCAAAGCCAATGGAGGCAAATTGCAGGACGCGATCGCCCGGTTTGATGTCGTAAATCTGCCCGGCTGCCGTAATGTAGTTGACCACCGCCTGATGGGAGGTCATGACGCCTTTGGGGGTTCCGGTTGAACCGGACGTGTAAATTAAATACGCTAGATTTTCCGGATGGGTTTGATTGACCGGGTTCTCAGCCCCATGGGAGGCAATGTCAGTCCAGTCTCGGTCTAAACAGATCACATTGGGATGGGAAAACTGCTCAGCCAAAGAAGACTGAGTCAATACCAGAGAGACCTGAGCATCTGCCAAAATCAAGGCAATGCGTTCGGCGGGATAAGCCGGGTCAATCGGCACGTAGGCCCCGCCCGCTTTGAGAATGCCAAACAGCGCCACTAGCATATCCAATGAGCGTTCAACGAACAGACCTACGCGGGTTTCCGGTTTCACACCTTGTTGCCGCAGAGTATGAGCCAGTTGGTTGGCGCGTTGGTTTAGCTCCCGGTAGGTGAACGACTTATGGCGATCGATCACGGCAATTGCGTCGGGCGATCGCTCGACCTGAGCTTCAAACCCTTGGTGCAGACAGAGGCTAGCGTCCCCCGCAATCGGGTTAACCCATTCCGTTAAGAGTAACTGACATTCAGCGGAGGTGATCAGGGGCAATGCCGCAATTCGCTGATCGGGGTTGGCGATCGCCCCTTCTAGCAGGGTTTGAAAATGGCCTACCAGCCGCTCAATCGTGGCATCGTCAAATACATCCGTTTTGTACTCAACCACACCGCGCAGTCCGGTGCGGCTGTCAGATAAGCCTATTCCCAAGTCAAATTTGGCGGTTTGATCGGCAATGTCCAGGGGTTCTAGGGTGAGTCCGGGCAGTTGCAACTCATCAGTCGCTGCCGTTTGAAAGGCTAACATCACCTGAAATAACGGGTTGCGATTGAGATTGCGATCGGGACGCAGCGCTTCCACCAGTTTCTCAAAGGGCAAATCTTGATGCG
This genomic interval from Candidatus Obscuribacterales bacterium contains the following:
- a CDS encoding amino acid adenylation domain-containing protein is translated as MSDLAKRIVDLSPEQLERLLQQLQQQQADRPARSITPQPRTTRYFPLSFAQQRLWFLDQLEPNSPFYNVPMAIRLRGTLQVSALEQTLHELVHRHEVLRTHIAVMDGEPMQVIGDPALTPLQLVNVSHLPQMEQDAVVQQRAIAESNSPFNLGQSPLWRAILLRLSEQEHVLLFTLHHIISDAWSKSVLVQDVTALYPAFCQGQPSPLPDLPIQYADFAVWQRQYLQSGVWDAQLTYWKQKLAGSLPGLPLPTRGRSHPITHQGRKQSFVLPLSLTEALKALSWEENSTLFITLLTAFKVLLYRYTGQTDVVVGSPIANRNQPEIEKLIGFFVNTLVLRSQVDGDLSFRQVLRQVRQVVVEAQAHQDLPFEKLVEALRPDRNLNRNPLFQVMLAFQTAATDELQLPGLTLEPLDIADQTAKFDLGIGLSDSRTGLRGVVEYKTDVFDDATIERLVGHFQTLLEGAIANPDQRIAALPLITSAECQLLLTEWVNPIAGDASLCLHQGFEAQVERSPDAIAVIDRHKSFTYRELNQRANQLAHTLRQQGVKPETRVGLFVERSLDMLVALFGILKAGGAYVPIDPAYPAERIALILADAQVSLVLTQSSLAEQFSHPNVICLDRDWTDIASHGAENPVNQTHPENLAYLIYTSGSTGTPKGVMTSHQAVVNYITAAGQIYDIKPGDRVLQFASIGFDAATEEIFPTLAQGATLVLRSETMLNSIPEFWQQCDRLHLSVLDLPTAFWHQLTAAIASTPLPASLRLVIIGGEAADQAQLQVWQQHYPQVRLVNSYGPTETTIVATLCDVSGANAIATAAHVPIGQSVPQVQTYVLDALLQPVPMGIPGELYIGGTGVARGYWQRPDLTATHFIPHPFSQKAGDRLYKTGDRVRYRSDRQLEFLGRSDNQLKLRGFRIELGEIEAILKQHPAIQDAAVVLQDGTHPRLVGYVVPDSTADVSTAETEAEPTHQQTTQWQAVFDHLYSQAYADQQPAFYIKGWESSYTGEPMLATEVQAWMEQTVARVLALQPSRVLELGCGGSGLMLFRVAPQCSRYWATDLSANALQILQNQVHQLGLDLPNVTFLQRGADDFSGVEPHSFNAVLIVSVAQYFPSIDYLLTVLQKAVDVVEPGSSIFLGDIRSLPLLEAFHTSVQLYRATPTTTRAELRQRVQKQVIDEKQLVIDPAFFQALQQELPQISRVEILLERGTHANELTKFRYDVVLHIGKAAPAAEVSWLDWQADLLTVSDLRQRLIETEPDLVAIAHIPNARLSTEIATMQWLYQADPTNIPETIAEFQAALPTQAAAGVDPEALWSLADSLPYTVEICWETENLAGQYQVILRRRGTDAETQVVNPLKTPPLRPWRDYANAPLQAMLTHQLIPQLRHYLAEKLPDYMVPATYVMLSHLPLTPNGKVDRRALPDPEPIQPNENQSCIEPRSPLEAELAKIWAEVLGVTRVGIQDSFFDLGGHSLLMTQLLTQVRQHFQVDLALRELYEAPTVAELATMIETTQRGKSQVAQPAISQVDWATEQLLDSSIRPAAAAVAPFIPPQHIFLTGATGFVGAFLLRDLLEQTDAEIHCLVRADTIASGQQRLRQTLKHYHLWNEAYRDRLHPVLGNLADPQLGLTSAQFQALAAQVDRIYHNGAWVNSVYPYAMLKPANVLGTQEVLRLACHTRSKPMHFISTLSVFGGSGEVAIREESPLTLAHLPDSGYSQSKWVAEQLVTQAKDRGLPVCIYRLGRIAGHSQTGVGNVNDLMSRMIKGCIQLGSVPDRHTLLDITPIDYVSQAIAHLSQQHQSIGKTFHLLNPQPTSWQTLTTWLKDSGYPLQSVPYDQWRMALLQSTDRTLENALAPLVGLFSAQSTHAQPCKIQESLVDCQQTLKTLRESAITCPTIDHNLLNRYLTFWTVQEFLAKPAQSPTRF